One region of Corynebacterium capitovis DSM 44611 genomic DNA includes:
- a CDS encoding DUF4921 family protein, whose protein sequence is MNQPVHSFRDALTTMADGTIKQINPFSGTEVWTIPGRAQRPLSVPPRTPRPLDPGEEKCACSFCQDNLLRTPPEKSRIVRNGASWEILRGLLPHQLGDTTPEFRRVPNLFEIVSFDYWRKNYGYAMNDSQRERMETYLADPTGREHVGDIVRTRLKASGKEPNGELSGEDIANFAPSYFAGGHDVIIGRRHFIDGAVDDSQLASSGSLTPEEHYAFIALTIDAMRDLYDNNRYAPYVAVFQNWLAPAGASFDHLHKQLVAIDERGVQTEMEISKLRRNANLYNEWAVNYAFYNNLVIAENDHAIMLAGIGHRFPSLCVYSKAAATEPWDLSSEEMRDFSDMLHAAHAATGADVASNEEWHYKPIDLDLPMPLRVNVKWRVSTLAGFEGGTKIYVNTLSPTDIRDRTVSRLYALRDASAVAGSIRIATECAPSRNCLRYNPALG, encoded by the coding sequence ATGAACCAACCCGTGCACTCGTTCCGAGACGCGCTGACCACCATGGCCGACGGCACAATCAAGCAAATCAACCCGTTTTCTGGCACCGAAGTGTGGACTATTCCCGGGCGGGCCCAGCGCCCGCTCAGTGTGCCGCCGCGTACACCGCGTCCGCTCGATCCCGGGGAGGAAAAATGCGCCTGCAGCTTTTGTCAGGACAATCTCCTGCGCACCCCGCCCGAAAAGTCCCGTATCGTCCGCAATGGGGCGTCCTGGGAGATTCTGCGGGGGTTGCTGCCCCACCAGCTGGGTGACACGACGCCCGAGTTTCGGCGCGTGCCGAACCTTTTCGAAATCGTCTCCTTCGACTACTGGCGGAAAAACTACGGCTACGCCATGAACGACAGCCAGAGAGAGAGGATGGAAACCTACCTCGCTGATCCCACCGGGCGCGAGCACGTGGGCGACATTGTGCGCACCCGGCTGAAGGCTAGCGGCAAGGAGCCGAATGGGGAGCTCAGCGGCGAGGATATCGCGAACTTCGCGCCCTCGTATTTCGCCGGCGGGCACGACGTCATTATCGGCCGACGCCACTTCATTGACGGTGCCGTAGACGACTCCCAGCTCGCCTCCTCCGGCTCACTGACCCCCGAGGAGCACTACGCATTCATCGCCTTGACCATCGACGCGATGCGGGATCTCTACGACAACAACCGCTACGCGCCGTACGTGGCCGTTTTTCAAAACTGGCTAGCCCCGGCCGGCGCGTCCTTCGACCACCTGCACAAACAACTCGTGGCAATCGACGAGCGGGGGGTGCAGACCGAAATGGAGATCTCGAAGCTGCGCCGAAACGCGAACCTCTACAACGAGTGGGCTGTAAATTACGCCTTCTACAACAACCTCGTTATCGCAGAGAACGACCACGCGATCATGCTGGCCGGCATCGGGCACCGCTTCCCCTCCCTGTGCGTGTATTCCAAAGCGGCGGCCACGGAACCGTGGGACCTGAGCTCTGAGGAGATGAGGGACTTCTCCGACATGCTGCACGCGGCGCATGCCGCTACCGGGGCCGACGTGGCCAGCAACGAGGAGTGGCACTACAAGCCCATCGACCTCGACCTCCCCATGCCACTGCGGGTCAACGTGAAATGGCGGGTGTCCACCCTCGCTGGCTTCGAGGGGGGCACCAAGATCTACGTCAACACCTTGTCCCCCACCGATATCCGCGATCGAACGGTCTCGCGCCTTTACGCTCTTCGCGACGCTTCAGCGGTTGCCGGATCCATCCGCATTGCCACCGAATGTGCGCCCTCTCGGAACTGCTTGCGCTACAACCCCGCCCTGGGGTGA
- a CDS encoding glycerate kinase family protein: MTQITSSDAPSPTVIVAPDAFKGSATAEEAARWIGEGVRSIIQDAHITIVPMADGGEGTSSLFDGERITLPTTDAAGRLTEASYTFNREEATAYIDVAAATGLPAVQDALEDHPVATTGDTYGTGVLIADAETRGARRIVLGLGGSATVDGGTGILVALGAHPLDSAGHPLNQGGAALVDLADFDTARVNIPAASMEWVLLADALVPATGKRGAARIFGPQKGADANDVELLDRALGHLCDVTGVDPQAAGYGAAGGVAIGLTWLSALMHGNTEHITVVSGARVVAEAAGMAELAQKASLVITGEGRYDEQTAEGKVASAVLDIVQQAGTTAAVVAGSFSVEVPDGVLRVELNDDPSLEEQLRRAGADVAIAYLNTATVQG; the protein is encoded by the coding sequence ATGACGCAGATCACTTCCTCCGACGCGCCCTCTCCCACCGTCATCGTCGCGCCCGATGCCTTCAAAGGCAGCGCCACCGCCGAAGAGGCCGCCCGGTGGATCGGCGAAGGCGTGCGCAGCATCATCCAGGACGCGCACATCACCATTGTTCCGATGGCCGACGGCGGCGAGGGCACCTCCTCGCTTTTCGACGGCGAACGCATCACCCTTCCCACAACCGATGCGGCGGGTCGCCTAACCGAGGCGAGCTACACCTTCAACCGCGAGGAAGCCACGGCCTACATTGACGTGGCAGCGGCCACCGGACTCCCGGCGGTACAGGACGCGCTCGAGGATCACCCCGTTGCGACCACCGGTGATACGTACGGGACGGGGGTTCTGATCGCCGACGCCGAAACGCGCGGGGCCCGTCGGATCGTGCTCGGTCTCGGGGGGAGCGCCACCGTCGACGGCGGAACCGGCATCCTCGTTGCTCTGGGTGCTCACCCTCTCGATTCCGCGGGCCATCCGCTGAACCAAGGCGGCGCCGCCCTGGTCGACCTCGCGGATTTCGACACCGCCCGTGTGAACATCCCCGCCGCCTCGATGGAGTGGGTGCTTCTTGCCGACGCCCTCGTCCCCGCCACCGGGAAGCGCGGAGCGGCACGTATCTTCGGGCCGCAAAAGGGCGCGGACGCCAACGACGTTGAACTGCTCGACCGGGCCCTCGGCCACTTGTGCGACGTCACCGGTGTCGACCCGCAGGCCGCTGGGTACGGCGCCGCGGGCGGGGTTGCCATCGGACTGACGTGGCTGTCCGCGCTCATGCACGGGAACACCGAGCACATCACCGTCGTCTCCGGCGCGCGGGTTGTCGCCGAAGCCGCCGGTATGGCGGAGCTCGCCCAGAAGGCCTCGCTGGTCATCACAGGCGAGGGGCGCTACGACGAGCAAACGGCCGAGGGAAAGGTGGCCTCTGCCGTGCTCGACATCGTGCAGCAAGCTGGGACCACCGCCGCGGTAGTCGCTGGCTCGTTCTCCGTCGAGGTCCCAGACGGAGTCCTCAGAGTCGAGCTGAACGATGATCCCTCCCTAGAGGAGCAGCTGCGACGAGCAGGGGCGGATGTGGCGATCGCCTACCTCAACACGGCCACGGTCCAGGGATAA